Proteins from one Falco naumanni isolate bFalNau1 chromosome 10, bFalNau1.pat, whole genome shotgun sequence genomic window:
- the NAP1L4 gene encoding nucleosome assembly protein 1-like 4 isoform X2, whose amino-acid sequence MADNSKTEETASDSVEAAKNASNKKEKLADQVMQNPQVLAALQERLDNTALTPSSYIETLPKAVKRRIDALKQLQVKCAHIEAKFYEEVHDLERKYAALYQPLFDKRREFINGEAEPTDAESEWHSENEEEEKLAGDLKNAVVIEEKAEAGETNVKGIPDFWFTIFRNVDMLSELVQEYDEPILKHLQDIKVKFSEPGQPMSFSLEFHFGPNDYFSNSVLTKTYKMKSEPDKTDPFSFEGPEIVDCEGCTIDWKKGKNVTVKTIKKKQKHKGRGTVRTITKQVPNDSFFNFFSPIKVSGDGESLDEDSEFTLAADFEIGHFFRERIVPRAVLYFTGEAIEDDDNFEEDEEGEEEELEGEEEGEEEEDAESDPKKDSSQPAECKQQ is encoded by the exons taaaacagaagaaactgctTCAGATTCTGTGGAGGCTGCTAAAAATGCAAGCAAcaaaaaag AAAAGCTAGCAGACCAAGTGATGCAAAATCCACAGGTCCTGGCAGCTCTACAGGAACGGCTTGACAACACAGCACTTACTCCTTCAAGTTACATTGAAAC tttaccaaaagcagtgaaaagaaGAATTGATGCCTTGAAACAGCTCCAGGTGAAATGTGCCCATATAGAAGCTAAATTCTATGAAGAAGTACATGATTTAGAGAGAAAATACGCAGCACTCTATCAACCCCTTTTTGATAAG AGAAGAGAGTTTATTAATGGGGAAGCTGAACCCACAGATGCAGAGTCAGAATGGCACAGTGaaaatgaggaggaagaaaagctagCT GGAGACCTGAAAAATGCAGTGGTAATAGAAGAAAAAGCGGAAGCAGGGGAGACAAATGTCAAAGGGATTCCAGACTTCTGGTTTACTATCTTCAGGAATGTAGATATGCTAAGTGAATTAGTACAG gaATATGATGAACCAATCTTGAAACATCTGCAGGATATTAAAGTTAAGTTTTCTGAACCCGGACAGCCTATG TCTTTCTCATTAGAGTTCCACTTTGGGCCCAATGACTACTTTTCTAATTCAGTCCTGACAAAAACATACAAGATGAAGTCGGAGCCGGACAAGACAGATCCCTTTTCATTTGAAGGACCTGAAATAGTTGATTGTGAGGG GTGTACTATTgactggaagaaaggaaaaaatgttacagttaaaacaatcaagaaaaaacagaaacacaaggGTCGAGGCACAGTTCGGACAATTACTAAACAAGTACCtaatgattctttttttaacttcttcagCCCAATAAAGG TATCTGGTGATGGAGAGTCATTG GATGAAGATTCAGAGTTTACTTTAGCAGCAGATTTTGAAATTGGACACTTCTTCCGTGAAAGGATAGTCCCTCGTGCTGTGCTTTATTTCACTGGGGAAGCTATAGAGGATGATGATAAC tttgaagaagatgaagaaggtGAAGAGGAG GAGttggagggggaagaggagggagaagaagaggaagatgcaGAGAGTGATCCTAAG AAAGATTCCAGCCAACCTGCTGAATGCAAACAACAGTAA
- the NAP1L4 gene encoding nucleosome assembly protein 1-like 4 isoform X1, whose product MVDTGTQMADNSKTEETASDSVEAAKNASNKKEKLADQVMQNPQVLAALQERLDNTALTPSSYIETLPKAVKRRIDALKQLQVKCAHIEAKFYEEVHDLERKYAALYQPLFDKRREFINGEAEPTDAESEWHSENEEEEKLAGDLKNAVVIEEKAEAGETNVKGIPDFWFTIFRNVDMLSELVQEYDEPILKHLQDIKVKFSEPGQPMSFSLEFHFGPNDYFSNSVLTKTYKMKSEPDKTDPFSFEGPEIVDCEGCTIDWKKGKNVTVKTIKKKQKHKGRGTVRTITKQVPNDSFFNFFSPIKVSGDGESLDEDSEFTLAADFEIGHFFRERIVPRAVLYFTGEAIEDDDNFEEDEEGEEEELEGEEEGEEEEDAESDPKKDSSQPAECKQQ is encoded by the exons taaaacagaagaaactgctTCAGATTCTGTGGAGGCTGCTAAAAATGCAAGCAAcaaaaaag AAAAGCTAGCAGACCAAGTGATGCAAAATCCACAGGTCCTGGCAGCTCTACAGGAACGGCTTGACAACACAGCACTTACTCCTTCAAGTTACATTGAAAC tttaccaaaagcagtgaaaagaaGAATTGATGCCTTGAAACAGCTCCAGGTGAAATGTGCCCATATAGAAGCTAAATTCTATGAAGAAGTACATGATTTAGAGAGAAAATACGCAGCACTCTATCAACCCCTTTTTGATAAG AGAAGAGAGTTTATTAATGGGGAAGCTGAACCCACAGATGCAGAGTCAGAATGGCACAGTGaaaatgaggaggaagaaaagctagCT GGAGACCTGAAAAATGCAGTGGTAATAGAAGAAAAAGCGGAAGCAGGGGAGACAAATGTCAAAGGGATTCCAGACTTCTGGTTTACTATCTTCAGGAATGTAGATATGCTAAGTGAATTAGTACAG gaATATGATGAACCAATCTTGAAACATCTGCAGGATATTAAAGTTAAGTTTTCTGAACCCGGACAGCCTATG TCTTTCTCATTAGAGTTCCACTTTGGGCCCAATGACTACTTTTCTAATTCAGTCCTGACAAAAACATACAAGATGAAGTCGGAGCCGGACAAGACAGATCCCTTTTCATTTGAAGGACCTGAAATAGTTGATTGTGAGGG GTGTACTATTgactggaagaaaggaaaaaatgttacagttaaaacaatcaagaaaaaacagaaacacaaggGTCGAGGCACAGTTCGGACAATTACTAAACAAGTACCtaatgattctttttttaacttcttcagCCCAATAAAGG TATCTGGTGATGGAGAGTCATTG GATGAAGATTCAGAGTTTACTTTAGCAGCAGATTTTGAAATTGGACACTTCTTCCGTGAAAGGATAGTCCCTCGTGCTGTGCTTTATTTCACTGGGGAAGCTATAGAGGATGATGATAAC tttgaagaagatgaagaaggtGAAGAGGAG GAGttggagggggaagaggagggagaagaagaggaagatgcaGAGAGTGATCCTAAG AAAGATTCCAGCCAACCTGCTGAATGCAAACAACAGTAA
- the NAP1L4 gene encoding nucleosome assembly protein 1-like 4 isoform X3: protein MVDTGTQMADNSKTEETASDSVEAAKNASNKKEKLADQVMQNPQVLAALQERLDNTALTPSSYIETLPKAVKRRIDALKQLQVKCAHIEAKFYEEVHDLERKYAALYQPLFDKRREFINGEAEPTDAESEWHSENEEEEKLAGDLKNAVVIEEKAEAGETNVKGIPDFWFTIFRNVDMLSELVQEYDEPILKHLQDIKVKFSEPGQPMSFSLEFHFGPNDYFSNSVLTKTYKMKSEPDKTDPFSFEGPEIVDCEGCTIDWKKGKNVTVKTIKKKQKHKGRGTVRTITKQVPNDSFFNFFSPIKVSGDGESLDEDSEFTLAADFEIGHFFRERIVPRAVLYFTGEAIEDDDNFEEDEEGEEEELEGEEEGEEEEDAESDPKV, encoded by the exons taaaacagaagaaactgctTCAGATTCTGTGGAGGCTGCTAAAAATGCAAGCAAcaaaaaag AAAAGCTAGCAGACCAAGTGATGCAAAATCCACAGGTCCTGGCAGCTCTACAGGAACGGCTTGACAACACAGCACTTACTCCTTCAAGTTACATTGAAAC tttaccaaaagcagtgaaaagaaGAATTGATGCCTTGAAACAGCTCCAGGTGAAATGTGCCCATATAGAAGCTAAATTCTATGAAGAAGTACATGATTTAGAGAGAAAATACGCAGCACTCTATCAACCCCTTTTTGATAAG AGAAGAGAGTTTATTAATGGGGAAGCTGAACCCACAGATGCAGAGTCAGAATGGCACAGTGaaaatgaggaggaagaaaagctagCT GGAGACCTGAAAAATGCAGTGGTAATAGAAGAAAAAGCGGAAGCAGGGGAGACAAATGTCAAAGGGATTCCAGACTTCTGGTTTACTATCTTCAGGAATGTAGATATGCTAAGTGAATTAGTACAG gaATATGATGAACCAATCTTGAAACATCTGCAGGATATTAAAGTTAAGTTTTCTGAACCCGGACAGCCTATG TCTTTCTCATTAGAGTTCCACTTTGGGCCCAATGACTACTTTTCTAATTCAGTCCTGACAAAAACATACAAGATGAAGTCGGAGCCGGACAAGACAGATCCCTTTTCATTTGAAGGACCTGAAATAGTTGATTGTGAGGG GTGTACTATTgactggaagaaaggaaaaaatgttacagttaaaacaatcaagaaaaaacagaaacacaaggGTCGAGGCACAGTTCGGACAATTACTAAACAAGTACCtaatgattctttttttaacttcttcagCCCAATAAAGG TATCTGGTGATGGAGAGTCATTG GATGAAGATTCAGAGTTTACTTTAGCAGCAGATTTTGAAATTGGACACTTCTTCCGTGAAAGGATAGTCCCTCGTGCTGTGCTTTATTTCACTGGGGAAGCTATAGAGGATGATGATAAC tttgaagaagatgaagaaggtGAAGAGGAG GAGttggagggggaagaggagggagaagaagaggaagatgcaGAGAGTGATCCTAAG GTGTAA